In a genomic window of Candidatus Zymogenaceae bacterium:
- a CDS encoding ketoacyl-ACP synthase III, whose translation MRRTKIISTGRYLPERVVTNAELEKFMDTTHQWILDRSGIEERRYAEFGVGPSDLGYEAAVIALERAGMEITDIDMIIFATLSPDNGFPGPGCRLNRRLEAKGIATVDVRNQCTGFVYGMSIADQFIKNGMYDHVLVVGGEVHSTGLEFADRGREVTVLFGDGAGAVILGPSEDEDRGILSTHLHADGKGFKELWVEFPASRRMPREIHQALDDGRQWPRMNGTRVFKNAVVRLPEVITEALDANGYTVEDIDHLVPHQANMRINQFVGHKMKIPNEKIWHNIQRYGNTTAATIPICLDEMIEQDKLKEGDVVVIAAFGAGYTWGSVLIRW comes from the coding sequence ATGCGCCGTACAAAAATTATTTCCACCGGAAGGTATCTCCCTGAGAGGGTTGTTACCAACGCCGAGCTGGAAAAGTTTATGGATACCACCCATCAGTGGATTCTCGATCGCAGCGGCATCGAGGAGAGACGCTACGCCGAATTCGGCGTCGGTCCGTCGGACCTCGGGTACGAAGCGGCGGTCATCGCCCTGGAGCGGGCGGGGATGGAGATCACCGATATCGACATGATCATCTTCGCCACACTCAGTCCCGATAACGGATTTCCGGGACCGGGGTGCCGCCTGAATCGACGCCTGGAGGCGAAGGGGATCGCCACGGTGGATGTGAGAAACCAGTGCACGGGATTCGTCTACGGCATGTCCATTGCCGACCAGTTCATCAAGAACGGCATGTACGACCATGTCCTTGTGGTGGGGGGGGAGGTCCACTCCACCGGGCTCGAGTTTGCGGACCGGGGCCGGGAGGTGACGGTGCTCTTCGGCGATGGGGCGGGGGCCGTCATACTGGGACCCTCGGAGGATGAGGACAGGGGGATACTCTCTACCCATCTCCACGCCGATGGCAAAGGATTCAAGGAGCTGTGGGTGGAATTCCCGGCCAGCCGCCGGATGCCCCGGGAGATTCACCAGGCCCTGGATGACGGGCGCCAGTGGCCCCGGATGAACGGGACGAGGGTGTTCAAGAACGCGGTCGTGAGATTACCGGAGGTGATCACCGAGGCCCTGGACGCCAACGGGTATACGGTTGAAGACATCGATCATTTGGTCCCGCACCAGGCGAACATGCGCATCAACCAGTTCGTGGGTCACAAGATGAAAATCCCGAACGAAAAGATATGGCACAACATCCAGCGATACGGCAACACCACCGCCGCCACGATCCCCATCTGTCTGGACGAGATGATCGAGCAGGATAAATTAAAGGAAGGAGACGTGGTGGTAATCGCCGCTTTCGGTGCCGGCTATACCTGGGGATCGGTGCTGATTCGCTGGTAA
- the mutS gene encoding DNA mismatch repair protein MutS, translating into MSDLTPMLRQYMSIKEEYPDCVLFFRMGDFYEMFFDDAREAAPILEIALTTRDKNRENPVPMCGIPYHAAESYIEKLVNRGRKVAVCEQVEDPSQAKGIVRREVIRVVTPGLSAALGKFNAAENNYLCGVSHKDDRFGAAFLDFSTGVFQITELSDLGELMDQLAGRNPQEVVLSEDEENSPLADRLSRTLGGALVNFTDNSRFGTDRAVSVLTEVYDLAGIEGLGLGGHPLALTAAGGVLSYVVDYKLGDVTHLSLPRLYLPTDFMIIDEVTGKNLELFRTVYEGRRTGSLLSVMDRTTTSMGARLLKRTLAQPMIDRREIERRHDLVQELVERQEKTDELVSLLADMADLERIAGRVSTRIANPRDVAALASSLGRIGPIRRILEGFESVTAASLAGDLDDFSPLIRRIVSTLVESPPHTLRDGGLIKDGVDEELDELREISRTGKQWIIDLEKSERRRTGINSLKVRFNKVFGYYIEVSNTNLQMVPEDYIRKQTLVSAERFITPELKEFEAKVLGAQDRITALEYDIFVKLREEVRDWIPMIQKGAGSLAALDMLLSFAVVAREHDFIRPIMTDKREIDITGGRHPMVEGFLPSGSFVPNDVHLDAEHEQLLIITGPNMAGKSTIIRQVALIVLMAHTGSFVPAEKATIGIVDRIFSRVGASDSIARGQSTFMVEMVETANILNNATERSLVILDEIGRGTSTFDGVSIAWAVAEYLHDSDTHTPLTLFATHYHELTELAVLKERIKNYTISVREWNGRIIFVHKMQPGSASHSYGIEVARLAGLPSRVLARAREILQDLEEGELLRLDDPESAAAGSRPHPSGQLDLLSAVTSPVVERLRRIDVNTLTPLDALSTLDELIRLSAQVDAEDESKK; encoded by the coding sequence ATGTCCGACCTGACCCCCATGCTCAGGCAATATATGTCGATCAAGGAGGAGTATCCCGACTGCGTCCTCTTTTTTCGCATGGGGGATTTTTACGAGATGTTCTTCGACGACGCCCGAGAGGCAGCGCCGATTCTGGAGATCGCCCTGACTACCCGGGACAAGAACCGGGAGAATCCGGTCCCCATGTGCGGGATTCCCTATCACGCCGCGGAGAGCTATATCGAAAAGCTCGTCAACCGGGGCAGAAAGGTGGCGGTATGTGAGCAGGTGGAGGACCCGTCCCAGGCGAAGGGGATCGTTCGCCGTGAGGTGATACGGGTGGTCACGCCGGGTCTTTCGGCGGCCCTCGGGAAATTCAATGCCGCCGAGAACAACTACCTATGCGGCGTTTCCCATAAGGACGACCGCTTCGGCGCCGCGTTTCTTGATTTTTCCACAGGCGTCTTCCAGATCACCGAGCTTTCTGACCTTGGGGAGTTGATGGACCAGCTCGCGGGGCGAAATCCCCAGGAGGTGGTGCTCTCGGAAGATGAGGAAAACAGCCCGCTGGCAGACAGACTCTCACGGACCCTGGGGGGTGCCCTGGTCAATTTCACGGATAACTCCCGTTTCGGGACGGACCGGGCCGTATCGGTCCTCACGGAGGTCTATGACCTGGCAGGCATTGAGGGTCTGGGCCTCGGTGGGCATCCCCTGGCCCTTACGGCCGCCGGAGGTGTGTTGAGCTACGTGGTGGACTACAAGCTGGGGGACGTCACTCATCTCAGCCTTCCCCGCCTCTATCTTCCCACAGACTTCATGATCATCGACGAGGTGACCGGGAAGAACCTGGAACTGTTTCGCACCGTCTATGAGGGCAGGCGCACAGGCTCGCTCTTGTCCGTGATGGATCGAACCACCACCTCGATGGGCGCGAGGCTCCTGAAACGTACGCTTGCCCAGCCCATGATAGATCGGCGTGAAATCGAACGGCGACACGATCTGGTCCAGGAGCTGGTGGAGAGACAGGAGAAGACCGATGAGCTTGTCTCTTTGTTGGCGGACATGGCAGATCTCGAGCGGATCGCCGGCAGGGTTTCCACCCGTATCGCCAACCCCCGGGATGTGGCCGCCCTGGCGTCATCCTTGGGGCGTATCGGTCCCATTCGACGGATTCTTGAGGGATTCGAGTCGGTAACGGCGGCGTCTTTGGCGGGCGACCTGGATGATTTTTCACCCCTCATACGGCGTATCGTGTCGACCCTGGTGGAATCCCCTCCCCATACCCTCCGTGACGGCGGCCTGATAAAAGACGGCGTGGACGAGGAGCTTGACGAGCTCAGGGAGATATCCCGGACCGGAAAGCAGTGGATCATCGACCTTGAGAAGTCGGAGCGCCGGCGCACCGGCATCAACAGCCTCAAGGTGCGCTTCAACAAGGTATTCGGGTACTACATCGAGGTAAGCAACACGAACCTTCAGATGGTGCCCGAAGACTACATCAGAAAACAGACCCTGGTATCGGCCGAGCGGTTCATCACCCCGGAGCTGAAGGAATTCGAGGCGAAGGTGCTGGGGGCACAGGATCGCATCACCGCTCTCGAATATGACATATTCGTCAAACTCAGGGAAGAGGTGAGGGACTGGATCCCCATGATCCAGAAGGGCGCCGGGTCCTTGGCGGCGCTGGATATGCTGCTCAGCTTCGCCGTCGTCGCCCGGGAACATGACTTCATCCGGCCGATCATGACCGATAAGCGGGAGATCGACATCACCGGCGGGCGCCACCCGATGGTGGAGGGGTTTCTTCCCTCCGGAAGTTTTGTCCCGAACGACGTGCATCTCGACGCGGAGCATGAGCAGCTACTGATCATTACCGGCCCCAACATGGCGGGCAAATCCACCATCATCAGGCAGGTGGCCCTGATTGTTCTGATGGCCCATACCGGTTCGTTCGTGCCGGCAGAGAAAGCGACGATCGGCATCGTCGATCGGATTTTTTCCCGAGTCGGGGCGTCGGATTCCATCGCCAGGGGTCAGTCCACCTTCATGGTGGAGATGGTGGAAACGGCGAATATCCTCAACAACGCCACCGAAAGATCCCTGGTGATCCTCGACGAGATAGGGCGGGGCACCAGCACCTTCGACGGCGTCTCCATCGCCTGGGCGGTGGCGGAATACCTTCATGACAGCGACACGCACACCCCGCTGACCTTATTTGCCACCCACTATCACGAGCTGACGGAGCTTGCCGTCCTGAAGGAGCGCATAAAAAATTACACGATTTCCGTCCGGGAATGGAACGGACGAATCATCTTCGTGCACAAGATGCAGCCCGGATCGGCGAGCCATAGCTACGGCATCGAGGTGGCCCGCCTGGCGGGGCTCCCCTCCCGGGTACTGGCGCGGGCCAGAGAGATACTGCAGGATCTGGAGGAGGGTGAGCTGTTGCGTCTGGATGACCCCGAATCGGCCGCCGCCGGCTCGCGGCCGCATCCCTCGGGCCAGCTTGACCTCCTGAGTGCGGTCACAAGTCCCGTTGTGGAGAGGCTTCGCCGGATTGATGTCAATACCCTCACGCCTCTGGACGCCCTCTCGACCCTCGACGAGCTGATTCGGCTTTCAGCACAGGTTGATGCGGAGGATGAATCAAAAAAATGA